One Candidatus Poribacteria bacterium genomic region harbors:
- a CDS encoding WD40 repeat domain-containing protein, with protein MKILNLLLIILPLISGICLSSNAFAQANALWGLPTRAKNRIGKGRVNEIKYFPDGTKLAVASTIGIWIYDVQTGEPLDLLTGHTGPVNSIAFSPDGTMFATASDDNTAWLWDTNTGEHKVSVVGHTDDVNAVSFSPDGRLLATGSDDNTVGLWDLNTGEWKARLEGHTEHVYSVAFSPDGAVLASSAAWGDSGIRFWDPRTAKSLNISIEDTDWVERIVYAPDGSLLVSGDTDHTIRFWDIGTGELLRACKTDGEINAVVFAPDGRTLASASRNDLVSFWDVATGALLKTLEHDAPVISVAYSPDGKTVASASEDGKIQFWDIATSKSLKTVTGHVLHVFSLAYSPDGNTLVSGNVSKINFWNLATGEHPKTIRILPEHFRSENVRSVAYSSDGSIVASANANKARLWDVETGRFLGTFSGHRELISSVAFSPNGRMLASGSHDNTIRLWKLRTGELYLIGDLLHTLAGHTEDVAFVAFSPNSRMLVSGSHDNTIRLWDVATGELLKTLTGHTGKVYTVVYSPDGRVIASGSWDGTVCLWDSQTGELLQTLRGHTRNVASVVFSPDGGTLAGGNDDTIHLWDVQTGTLLHSLTGHTDVVDSLAYSRDGKSLASGSRDGTILLWELAKLVADP; from the coding sequence ATGAAAATTCTGAACCTATTATTGATAATTTTACCGCTAATTTCAGGCATCTGTTTATCATCAAATGCCTTTGCGCAGGCGAATGCCCTGTGGGGTTTACCCACCCGTGCTAAAAATCGTATTGGGAAAGGTAGGGTAAATGAGATAAAGTATTTTCCGGACGGTACAAAACTCGCCGTTGCAAGCACTATAGGCATCTGGATCTACGATGTGCAAACCGGTGAACCGCTCGACCTGCTCACGGGGCATACGGGGCCTGTCAATTCGATAGCGTTTAGTCCTGATGGCACAATGTTTGCGACTGCAAGTGATGATAACACCGCTTGGTTGTGGGATACGAATACAGGTGAACACAAAGTAAGTGTCGTAGGGCATACGGATGATGTCAATGCAGTATCCTTCTCTCCAGATGGTCGGCTCCTTGCCACTGGGAGTGATGACAATACTGTGGGTCTCTGGGATCTCAACACGGGAGAATGGAAAGCAAGGCTTGAGGGACATACGGAGCATGTTTACTCGGTAGCGTTTTCTCCCGACGGAGCAGTTCTTGCAAGTAGTGCAGCGTGGGGAGATAGCGGCATCCGGTTTTGGGATCCGCGCACGGCAAAATCTCTCAACATCTCTATTGAGGATACGGATTGGGTAGAACGCATTGTGTACGCACCTGATGGGAGTCTGCTTGTCAGCGGGGATACTGATCACACCATCCGTTTTTGGGATATCGGCACCGGCGAACTTTTGAGAGCGTGTAAAACAGATGGCGAAATCAACGCTGTAGTGTTTGCCCCAGACGGGCGGACACTCGCCAGCGCGAGTCGTAACGATCTTGTCAGTTTTTGGGATGTTGCCACTGGGGCACTCCTGAAGACGCTTGAGCATGATGCTCCGGTCATCTCTGTGGCGTATTCGCCGGATGGAAAGACAGTCGCCAGTGCAAGCGAAGATGGTAAGATTCAGTTTTGGGATATTGCAACCAGTAAATCCTTAAAAACCGTTACAGGGCACGTGCTCCACGTCTTTTCTCTCGCATATTCCCCGGATGGTAACACGCTTGTGAGTGGGAACGTGTCTAAAATCAACTTCTGGAATCTGGCAACCGGGGAACACCCGAAAACCATCAGAATTCTGCCGGAACATTTCCGTTCGGAAAACGTCCGTTCGGTAGCGTATTCATCCGATGGCAGTATAGTCGCGAGTGCTAATGCTAATAAAGCTCGCCTATGGGATGTGGAAACAGGACGGTTTCTCGGAACCTTTTCTGGACATAGGGAGCTGATTTCTTCCGTTGCCTTTTCACCTAACGGTAGGATGCTCGCAAGCGGTAGTCACGATAATACGATTCGCTTGTGGAAGCTCCGCACTGGTGAACTGTACCTCATCGGGGATTTGTTGCATACCCTCGCGGGGCATACGGAAGATGTCGCTTTTGTGGCGTTTTCACCCAACAGCAGGATGCTTGTGAGTGGTAGTCACGATAACACAATCCGTTTATGGGATGTCGCTACTGGAGAACTCTTAAAAACGCTTACCGGTCATACAGGAAAGGTCTACACTGTAGTATATTCACCCGACGGAAGGGTAATAGCGAGTGGGAGTTGGGATGGCACGGTCTGCTTGTGGGACAGTCAAACAGGCGAACTGTTGCAAACGCTCAGAGGACATACGCGGAATGTTGCATCTGTGGTCTTCTCACCTGATGGCGGCACACTCGCCGGTGGAAACGATGACACGATTCACCTTTGGGACGTGCAGACTGGAACACTCCTGCACTCGCTTACGGGACACACAGATGTGGTGGACAGTCTTGCGTATTCACGGGACGGTAAGTCGCTTGCGAGTGGAAGTCGTGACGGGACGATCCTTTTGTGGGAACTCGCAAAGTTGGTTGCTGATCCATAG